A genomic stretch from Solanum stenotomum isolate F172 chromosome 8, ASM1918654v1, whole genome shotgun sequence includes:
- the LOC125874226 gene encoding FCS-Like Zinc finger 3-like, with amino-acid sequence MESATRRKRPGFINDGLVSVAQMGTEISTNNHNSLISRRTIFKNLTFDSSVSSPKLPARIEQQQPHFLDSCFLCNKPIAHNRDIFMYRGDIPFCSEECRQEQIDMDEAKEEKLNLSTSIKALRIKSTSPTNTTQDYPLRIRGSVVAA; translated from the exons atggagtcagCAACAAGAAGAAAACGGCCCGGTTTTATCAACGACGGTCTTGTCTCTGTGGCTCAAATGGGAACTGAGATTTCAACAAACAATCACAATTCATTAATTTCTAGGAGAACTATTTTCAAGAATCTTACTTTTGATTCTTCAGTCTCATCACCAAAATTACCTGCTAGAATTGAACAACAACAACCCCATTTCTTGGATTCTTGTTTTCTTTGCAATAAACCAATTGCTCACAACAGAGACATCTTTATGTACAG AGGGGATATTCCATTCTGTAGTGAAGAGTGCAGGCAAGAACAAATAGATATGGATGaagcaaaagaggaaaaattaaatctttcaacttctaTCAAGGCTTTGAGAATAAAGTCCACTTCTCCCACTAACACTACACAAGATTACCCTTTACGTATTAGAGGCAGTGTTGTTGCAgcttga